From a single Penaeus vannamei isolate JL-2024 chromosome 25, ASM4276789v1, whole genome shotgun sequence genomic region:
- the LOC138866373 gene encoding uncharacterized protein — protein MAEAALWIYPTCILIDCWLVNLCNIKSCVIKNCAILSFTFSTYYSYQQEILDDGISKADFKLLVDLSKSPDLVVTKPDKDQGVVLMNKVDYINKVNVILEDKSTFAEVNIHKPDVLIRPILSALSTINYKVSKFFTPLLKNLTINQYTISNTHFCSKLMIEGVAMGSPLGPTLANIFMCHNEEIWLRDCPSDFKPVHYYRYVDDTLLLFKSRDHIDKFLEYLNKKHPNI, from the exons ATGGCGGAGGCAGCA TTATGGATTTATCCTACGTGCATTTTAATAGACTGTTGGCTAGTAAATCTTTGCAACATCAAGTCTTGTGTTATCAAGAATTGTGCGATCCTCTCATTCA cTTTTTCTACTTACTACTCTTACCAACAAGAAATATTAGATGATGGTATATCAAAGGCGGACTTTAAGCTCCTTGTTGACTTATCAAAGAGCCCTGATTTAGTTGTTACAAAACCAGACAAAGATCAAGGTGTTGTTCTTATGAATAAAGTGGACTATATTAACAAAGTCAATGTAATTTTGGAAGATAAATCAACATTTGCTGAGGTCAAT ATCCACAAACCTGATGTTCTCATCCGTCCAATTTTATCTGCATTAAGTACTATTAATTATAAGGTCTCTAAATTCTTCACCCCATTGCTAAAGAACCTGACTATAAACCAGTATACCATAAGCAACACTCACTTTTGTTCAAAATTGATG ATTGAGGGTGTAGCAATGGGTAGCCCTTTAGGCCCAACATTAGCAAATATTTTTATGTGTCATAATGAAGAAATTTGGCTCAGAGATTGTCCTTCAGACTTTAAACCAGTGCATTactatagatatgtagatgacacATTATTGCTATTTAAATCCAGGGATCATATTGATAAATTCTTAGAGTATTTGAATAAGAAGCACCCTAACATTTAG